One Drosophila kikkawai strain 14028-0561.14 chromosome 3L, DkikHiC1v2, whole genome shotgun sequence genomic window carries:
- the mthl10 gene encoding G-protein coupled receptor Mth2 isoform X5, giving the protein MDNPQIISIKPIQIIINESKPSSSSNLRRRIAEHLTFIMPKKIQQRGGSLYCGVTLLGILCLIVFRLIPGLSFGVFAMAEQDHYHTIDDPNVPCNFYDTVNLTGHTAYQNGSYDYYGTLIPKHLVGTYDYIHRSLTERVEVPLHVRGCACKLKACLNICCPWRQVFNSEKGECMVDPQDQRIWPDPVMLNVTFANGSMESVDIFKQFAIQSFRPCARMFSLQPEINYFDGYLIFENGSMLRMDDDKYIKKNEYCLVPTYVNDTDLYYTVNPANCDMLDERNTVKIINAYAMLFSIPFMMLTIAVYLLIPELRNQHGKSLVCYLVGLSVGYSSLTFVQLEKNIDPSSNSCKAFGYTSYFFFMAAYFWLNIISFDLWHNFRGTRGINRFQEKKRFLIYSLYSWGLALVFLAFTFSAQEFTSWPSYLKPGIGDGTFCWLDMTNWSAMIYFYGPILVIVVANTIMFVMTAIKIHSVQREMARIIAGENSTKNLRTEKDKFGLFLRLFLIMGVTWLSELISFFVGADKNWSKIFYISDLANAMQGFLIFMLFVMKKKVKHLITNRTIRVRSLRQTESVTMGPSTISMKQRFKEASSQIRKLVVIRNAFANGSTASGIHSHDV; this is encoded by the exons GACCTTCATAATGCCAAAGAAAATCCAACAACGCGGAGGATCCCTCTACTGCGGAGTCACCCTGCTGGGAATCCTCTGCCTAATAGTATTCCGCCTGATCCCTGGCCTGTCCTTTGGTGTGTTTGCCATGGCGGAGCAGGATCACTACCACACCATAGACGACCCCAATGTGCCATGTAATTTCTACGACACCGTCAATCTCACCGGCCACACGGCCTACCAGAACGGAAGCTACGATTACTACGGCACGCTGATACCCAAGCACTTGGTGGGCACGTATGACTACATCCATCGATCCCTGACGGAGCGGGTGGAGGTGCCCCTCCATGTGCGCGGCTGTGCCTGCAAGCTGAAGGCCTGTCTCAATATATGCTGCCCGTGGCGGCAGGTCTTCAACAGCGAGAAGGGCGAGTGCATGGTCGATCCGCAGGATCAGCGCATCTGGCCGGATCCCGTTATGCTGAACGTAACGTTTGCCAACGGCAGCATGGAATCGGTGGACATCTTCAAGCAGTTCGCCATCCAGAGCTTTCGGCCCTGCGCTAGAATGTTCTCCCTGCAGCCGGAGATTAACTACTTCGATGGCTACCTCATCTTTGAGAACGGGTCCATGCTGCGGATGGACGATGACAAGTATATAAAGAAGAACGAGTACTGTCTGGTGCCGACCTACGTGAATGATACGGATCTTTACTACACCGTGAATCCAGCAAACTGTGACATGCTGGACGAGCGCAATACAGTAAAGATAATCAATGCCTATG CAATGCTCTTCTCCATTCCATTCATGATGCTGACCATTGCCGTGTATCTGCTGATCCCCGAGCTGAGGAACCAGCATGGCAAGAGCCTGGTCTGCTACCTAGTGGGTCTCTCCGTCGGGTACTCCTCGCTGACCTTTGTGCAACTGGAAAAGAATATCGATCCCAGCAGCAATTCATGCAAGGCCTTTGGCTATACTTCGTACTTTTTCTTCATGGCCGCCTACTTCTGGCTGAACATAATCAGCTTCGATTTGTGGCACAACTTCCGAGGCACGCGGGGCATCAACAGGTTCCAGGAGAAAAAGCGCTTCCTCATCTACTCCCTTTACTCGTGGGGTCTGGCCCTGGTCTTCCTAGCCTTCACATTTAGTGCCCAGGAATTCACTTCCTGGCCGAGTTACCTTAAACCGGGTATCGGGGACGGCACCTTCTGTTGGCTGGACATGACCAACTGGTCGGCCATGATTTATTTCTATGGCCCCATATTGGTCATTGTCGTGGCCAATACGATCATGTTCGTGATGACAGCCATCAAGATCCACAGCGTGCAGCGGGAGATGGCTAGGATAATTGCCGGCGAAAACAGCACCAAGAACTTACGGACCGAGAAGGACAA ATTTGGGTTGTTCCTGCGGCTCTTCCTCATCATGGGCGTCACCTGGCTGTCGGAGCTGATCTCGTTCTTTGTGGGGGCTGACAAGAACTGGTCGAAAATCTTCTACATCTCGGATCTGGCCAACGCCATGCAGGGCTTCCTCATCTTCATGCTGTTCGTGATGAAGAAGAAGGTCAAGCACTTGATTACCAACAG AACAATACGGGTGCGCAGTCTGCGGCAGACTGAGAGTGTTACGATGGGGCCGAGCACGATCTCAATGAAGCAGCGCTTCAAGGAAGCGTCCAGCCAGATCCGAAAACTGGTAGTCATTCGCAATGCCTTCGCCAATGGCTCCACCGCCAGTGGGATTCACTCCCACGATGTCTGA
- the mthl9 gene encoding probable G-protein coupled receptor Mth-like 9 yields MASSWIITIGLGLVLCVGVRSLEIASMDHPCAYADTVNITDGLRLKDGSYSYAGVVVPPHFMAEYGFKVIDGVEYRAKKHLRGCVCLLKPCISFCCPPDLVFDAKNWNCSRPHQIRESTHIELTYSNNKSVEQVRILDRFVVRTELGCRNKFVDKKHESFWQWDLFENGSLQRDNRLWTPDEYCFTPLEHKSEQWELAPLSCERFQTGYRVWIYAICSIIAIIINIFILSLLGSVREARQSYYGKVIIYYLLCIVVGYSLLVYLALKNPMKLSHASCRNIGFLAYFCILLSFVFLAICSFDFLLNFRQKAVRDWVRRLWYGLSVLAVVGLRFLVSFAQDSKLPKHYKPGIGEDYCWFDVRLWGILIYYYAPITILLIFSIVCCLKAYFSIYELPPDTQYILGTQLRIVKTHFYAFSAYIVGVFAVWVREIVVYIMARVREHFFIIDFWSGICILGLAIAGFILLLGKNMHVKSWWAINVESSQTDLSVINARVYKFDEKGDLKSSDSPYKPTVTSL; encoded by the exons ATGGCTTCGTCTTGGATCATCACCATAGGCTTGGGCTTGGTTTTATGCGTGGGCGTACGATCGCTGGAGATCGCTAGCATGGATCATCCCTGCGCCTACGCGGACACGGTCAACATCACGGATGGATTGCGGCTCAAGGACGGATCCTACTCTTACGCCGGAGTGGTGGTTCCTCCCCATTTCATGGCCGAGTACGGCTTCAAGGTGATCGATGGCGTTGAGTACCGGGCCAAAAAGCACTTACGCGGCTGCGTCTGCCTGCTAAAGCCATGCATCAGTTTCTGCTGCCCACCGGATCTGGTATTCGATGCCAAGAATTGGAACTGCTCCAGGCCCCACCAGATACGGGAGTCCACTCACATAGAGCTGACCTACAGCAACAATAAATCAGTGGAGCAGGTGCGGATCTTGGATCGATTTGTGGTGCGCACGGAGCTTGGATGTCGGAACAAGTTTGTGGACAAGAAGCACGAGAGCTTCTGGCAGTGGGATCTCTTCGAGAATGGTTCCCTGCAAAGGGACAACCGGCTGTGGACCCCAGATGAGTACTGCTTCACTCCATTGGAGCACAAGTCTGAGCAGTGGGAGCTCGCGCCGCTCAGCTGCGAGCGCTTCCAGACGGGCTACCGGGTGTGGATCTACGCCATTT GCAGCATCATAGCCATTATCATAAACATATTTATCCTGTCGCTACTGGGCTCGGTAAGGGAAGCGCGGCAGAGTTACTATGGCAAGGTGATCATCTACTATCTGCTCTGCATCGTCGTGGGCTACTCCCTTTTGGTCTACTTGGCCCTGAAGAATCCCATGAAGCTATCGCATGCTTCCTGCAGAAATATAG GCTTCCTGGCCTACTTCTGCATCCTGCTATCCTTCGTCTTCCTGGCCATTTGCAGCTTCGATTTCCTGCTTAACTTCAGACAGAAGGCGGTGAGGGATTGGGTTCGTCGCCTTTGGTATGGCTTATCAGTCTTGGCTGTGGTGGGACTCCGGTTCCTCGTGTCCTTCGCCCAGGACTCCAAGCTGCCCAAACACTACAAGCCAGGCATTGGCGAGGACTACTGCTGGTTTGATG TTCGTCTTTGGGGCATTTTGATCTACTATTATGCGCCCATTACCATTCTGCTCATCTTTAGTATTGTGTGCTGCCTCAAGGCCTACTTTTCGATCTACGAACTGCCCCCGGACACTCAGTACATATTGGGAACACAGCTGAGAATCGTCAAGACCCA TTTTTACGCCTTCAGCGCCTATATAGTGGGCGTGTTCGCCGTGTGGGTCCGTGAGATCGTGGTTTACATAATGGCCAGAGTAAGGGAGCACTTCTTCATCATAGACTTCTGGAGTGGCATTTGCATCCTGGGCCTGGCCATAGCCGGATTTATTCTCTTGCTTGGGAAAAACATGCATGTGAAATCCTGGTGGGCCATCAATGT TGAGTCGAGTCAAACAGATCTGAGTGTGATCAATGCTCGCGTCTACAAGTTCGATGAGAAAGGGGATCTCAAATCTTCAg ACTCACCCTATAAGCCCACAGTCACGTCACTTTAG
- the mthl10 gene encoding G-protein coupled receptor Mth2 isoform X2, with amino-acid sequence MDNPQIISIKPIQIIINESKPSSSSNLRRRIAEHLTFIMPKKIQQRGGSLYCGVTLLGILCLIVFRLIPGLSFGVFAMAEQDHYHTIDDPNVPCNFYDTVNLTGHTAYQNGSYDYYGTLIPKHLVGTYDYIHRSLTERVEVPLHVRGCACKLKACLNICCPWRQVFNSEKGECMVDPQDQRIWPDPVMLNVTFANGSMESVDIFKQFAIQSFRPCARMFSLQPEINYFDGYLIFENGSMLRMDDDKYIKKNEYCLVPTYVNDTDLYYTVNPANCDMLDERNTVKIINAYAMLFSIPFMMLTIAVYLLIPELRNQHGKSLVCYLVGLSVGYSSLTFVQLEKNIDPSSNSCKAFGYTSYFFFMAAYFWLNIISFDLWHNFRGTRGINRFQEKKRFLIYSLYSWGLALVFLAFTFSAQEFTSWPSYLKPGIGDGTFCWLDMTNWSAMIYFYGPILVIVVANTIMFVMTAIKIHSVQREMARIIAGENSTKNLRTEKDKFGLFLRLFLIMGVTWLSELISFFVGADKNWSKIFYISDLANAMQGFLIFMLFVMKKKVKHLITNRLLEKRRSNGVNSPNVSTTTTTSITSDSNVLPKKLPLRAVEHPKACSSPKAAI; translated from the exons GACCTTCATAATGCCAAAGAAAATCCAACAACGCGGAGGATCCCTCTACTGCGGAGTCACCCTGCTGGGAATCCTCTGCCTAATAGTATTCCGCCTGATCCCTGGCCTGTCCTTTGGTGTGTTTGCCATGGCGGAGCAGGATCACTACCACACCATAGACGACCCCAATGTGCCATGTAATTTCTACGACACCGTCAATCTCACCGGCCACACGGCCTACCAGAACGGAAGCTACGATTACTACGGCACGCTGATACCCAAGCACTTGGTGGGCACGTATGACTACATCCATCGATCCCTGACGGAGCGGGTGGAGGTGCCCCTCCATGTGCGCGGCTGTGCCTGCAAGCTGAAGGCCTGTCTCAATATATGCTGCCCGTGGCGGCAGGTCTTCAACAGCGAGAAGGGCGAGTGCATGGTCGATCCGCAGGATCAGCGCATCTGGCCGGATCCCGTTATGCTGAACGTAACGTTTGCCAACGGCAGCATGGAATCGGTGGACATCTTCAAGCAGTTCGCCATCCAGAGCTTTCGGCCCTGCGCTAGAATGTTCTCCCTGCAGCCGGAGATTAACTACTTCGATGGCTACCTCATCTTTGAGAACGGGTCCATGCTGCGGATGGACGATGACAAGTATATAAAGAAGAACGAGTACTGTCTGGTGCCGACCTACGTGAATGATACGGATCTTTACTACACCGTGAATCCAGCAAACTGTGACATGCTGGACGAGCGCAATACAGTAAAGATAATCAATGCCTATG CAATGCTCTTCTCCATTCCATTCATGATGCTGACCATTGCCGTGTATCTGCTGATCCCCGAGCTGAGGAACCAGCATGGCAAGAGCCTGGTCTGCTACCTAGTGGGTCTCTCCGTCGGGTACTCCTCGCTGACCTTTGTGCAACTGGAAAAGAATATCGATCCCAGCAGCAATTCATGCAAGGCCTTTGGCTATACTTCGTACTTTTTCTTCATGGCCGCCTACTTCTGGCTGAACATAATCAGCTTCGATTTGTGGCACAACTTCCGAGGCACGCGGGGCATCAACAGGTTCCAGGAGAAAAAGCGCTTCCTCATCTACTCCCTTTACTCGTGGGGTCTGGCCCTGGTCTTCCTAGCCTTCACATTTAGTGCCCAGGAATTCACTTCCTGGCCGAGTTACCTTAAACCGGGTATCGGGGACGGCACCTTCTGTTGGCTGGACATGACCAACTGGTCGGCCATGATTTATTTCTATGGCCCCATATTGGTCATTGTCGTGGCCAATACGATCATGTTCGTGATGACAGCCATCAAGATCCACAGCGTGCAGCGGGAGATGGCTAGGATAATTGCCGGCGAAAACAGCACCAAGAACTTACGGACCGAGAAGGACAA ATTTGGGTTGTTCCTGCGGCTCTTCCTCATCATGGGCGTCACCTGGCTGTCGGAGCTGATCTCGTTCTTTGTGGGGGCTGACAAGAACTGGTCGAAAATCTTCTACATCTCGGATCTGGCCAACGCCATGCAGGGCTTCCTCATCTTCATGCTGTTCGTGATGAAGAAGAAGGTCAAGCACTTGATTACCAACAG ACTCCTGGAGAAGAGACGCTCGAATGGTGTGAACTCGCCCAACGTCTCGACCACCACCACGACCTCGATCACCTCCGACTCCAATGTACTGCCGAAAAAGCTCCCCCTTAGGGCTGTCGAGCATCCAAAGGCCTGTTCCAGCCCAAAGGCGGCCATCTAA
- the mthl10 gene encoding G-protein coupled receptor Mth2 isoform X4, giving the protein MPKKIQQRGGSLYCGVTLLGILCLIVFRLIPGLSFGVFAMAEQDHYHTIDDPNVPCNFYDTVNLTGHTAYQNGSYDYYGTLIPKHLVGTYDYIHRSLTERVEVPLHVRGCACKLKACLNICCPWRQVFNSEKGECMVDPQDQRIWPDPVMLNVTFANGSMESVDIFKQFAIQSFRPCARMFSLQPEINYFDGYLIFENGSMLRMDDDKYIKKNEYCLVPTYVNDTDLYYTVNPANCDMLDERNTVKIINAYAMLFSIPFMMLTIAVYLLIPELRNQHGKSLVCYLVGLSVGYSSLTFVQLEKNIDPSSNSCKAFGYTSYFFFMAAYFWLNIISFDLWHNFRGTRGINRFQEKKRFLIYSLYSWGLALVFLAFTFSAQEFTSWPSYLKPGIGDGTFCWLDMTNWSAMIYFYGPILVIVVANTIMFVMTAIKIHSVQREMARIIAGENSTKNLRTEKDKFGLFLRLFLIMGVTWLSELISFFVGADKNWSKIFYISDLANAMQGFLIFMLFVMKKKVKHLITNRCSSARDGSNQRQSQYSTKTTSSSVANLSLHEKPSLAAEKPLMATDPQRSTTIFR; this is encoded by the exons ATGCCAAAGAAAATCCAACAACGCGGAGGATCCCTCTACTGCGGAGTCACCCTGCTGGGAATCCTCTGCCTAATAGTATTCCGCCTGATCCCTGGCCTGTCCTTTGGTGTGTTTGCCATGGCGGAGCAGGATCACTACCACACCATAGACGACCCCAATGTGCCATGTAATTTCTACGACACCGTCAATCTCACCGGCCACACGGCCTACCAGAACGGAAGCTACGATTACTACGGCACGCTGATACCCAAGCACTTGGTGGGCACGTATGACTACATCCATCGATCCCTGACGGAGCGGGTGGAGGTGCCCCTCCATGTGCGCGGCTGTGCCTGCAAGCTGAAGGCCTGTCTCAATATATGCTGCCCGTGGCGGCAGGTCTTCAACAGCGAGAAGGGCGAGTGCATGGTCGATCCGCAGGATCAGCGCATCTGGCCGGATCCCGTTATGCTGAACGTAACGTTTGCCAACGGCAGCATGGAATCGGTGGACATCTTCAAGCAGTTCGCCATCCAGAGCTTTCGGCCCTGCGCTAGAATGTTCTCCCTGCAGCCGGAGATTAACTACTTCGATGGCTACCTCATCTTTGAGAACGGGTCCATGCTGCGGATGGACGATGACAAGTATATAAAGAAGAACGAGTACTGTCTGGTGCCGACCTACGTGAATGATACGGATCTTTACTACACCGTGAATCCAGCAAACTGTGACATGCTGGACGAGCGCAATACAGTAAAGATAATCAATGCCTATG CAATGCTCTTCTCCATTCCATTCATGATGCTGACCATTGCCGTGTATCTGCTGATCCCCGAGCTGAGGAACCAGCATGGCAAGAGCCTGGTCTGCTACCTAGTGGGTCTCTCCGTCGGGTACTCCTCGCTGACCTTTGTGCAACTGGAAAAGAATATCGATCCCAGCAGCAATTCATGCAAGGCCTTTGGCTATACTTCGTACTTTTTCTTCATGGCCGCCTACTTCTGGCTGAACATAATCAGCTTCGATTTGTGGCACAACTTCCGAGGCACGCGGGGCATCAACAGGTTCCAGGAGAAAAAGCGCTTCCTCATCTACTCCCTTTACTCGTGGGGTCTGGCCCTGGTCTTCCTAGCCTTCACATTTAGTGCCCAGGAATTCACTTCCTGGCCGAGTTACCTTAAACCGGGTATCGGGGACGGCACCTTCTGTTGGCTGGACATGACCAACTGGTCGGCCATGATTTATTTCTATGGCCCCATATTGGTCATTGTCGTGGCCAATACGATCATGTTCGTGATGACAGCCATCAAGATCCACAGCGTGCAGCGGGAGATGGCTAGGATAATTGCCGGCGAAAACAGCACCAAGAACTTACGGACCGAGAAGGACAA ATTTGGGTTGTTCCTGCGGCTCTTCCTCATCATGGGCGTCACCTGGCTGTCGGAGCTGATCTCGTTCTTTGTGGGGGCTGACAAGAACTGGTCGAAAATCTTCTACATCTCGGATCTGGCCAACGCCATGCAGGGCTTCCTCATCTTCATGCTGTTCGTGATGAAGAAGAAGGTCAAGCACTTGATTACCAACAG ATGCTCGAGTGCTCGCGATGGCAGCAACCAGCGACAGAGCCAGTACTCCACAAAGACCACGTCGAGCAGCGTGGCCAACTTGTCGCTGCACGAGAAGCCTTCGTTGGCGGCGGAAAAGCCGCTGATGGCCACAGATCCTCAGAGAAGCACCACCATCTTTCGCTGA
- the mthl10 gene encoding G-protein coupled receptor Mth2 isoform X1 encodes MDNPQIISIKPIQIIINESKPSSSSNLRRRIAEHLTFIMPKKIQQRGGSLYCGVTLLGILCLIVFRLIPGLSFGVFAMAEQDHYHTIDDPNVPCNFYDTVNLTGHTAYQNGSYDYYGTLIPKHLVGTYDYIHRSLTERVEVPLHVRGCACKLKACLNICCPWRQVFNSEKGECMVDPQDQRIWPDPVMLNVTFANGSMESVDIFKQFAIQSFRPCARMFSLQPEINYFDGYLIFENGSMLRMDDDKYIKKNEYCLVPTYVNDTDLYYTVNPANCDMLDERNTVKIINAYAMLFSIPFMMLTIAVYLLIPELRNQHGKSLVCYLVGLSVGYSSLTFVQLEKNIDPSSNSCKAFGYTSYFFFMAAYFWLNIISFDLWHNFRGTRGINRFQEKKRFLIYSLYSWGLALVFLAFTFSAQEFTSWPSYLKPGIGDGTFCWLDMTNWSAMIYFYGPILVIVVANTIMFVMTAIKIHSVQREMARIIAGENSTKNLRTEKDKFGLFLRLFLIMGVTWLSELISFFVGADKNWSKIFYISDLANAMQGFLIFMLFVMKKKVKHLITNRCSSARDGSNQRQSQYSTKTTSSSVANLSLHEKPSLAAEKPLMATDPQRSTTIFR; translated from the exons GACCTTCATAATGCCAAAGAAAATCCAACAACGCGGAGGATCCCTCTACTGCGGAGTCACCCTGCTGGGAATCCTCTGCCTAATAGTATTCCGCCTGATCCCTGGCCTGTCCTTTGGTGTGTTTGCCATGGCGGAGCAGGATCACTACCACACCATAGACGACCCCAATGTGCCATGTAATTTCTACGACACCGTCAATCTCACCGGCCACACGGCCTACCAGAACGGAAGCTACGATTACTACGGCACGCTGATACCCAAGCACTTGGTGGGCACGTATGACTACATCCATCGATCCCTGACGGAGCGGGTGGAGGTGCCCCTCCATGTGCGCGGCTGTGCCTGCAAGCTGAAGGCCTGTCTCAATATATGCTGCCCGTGGCGGCAGGTCTTCAACAGCGAGAAGGGCGAGTGCATGGTCGATCCGCAGGATCAGCGCATCTGGCCGGATCCCGTTATGCTGAACGTAACGTTTGCCAACGGCAGCATGGAATCGGTGGACATCTTCAAGCAGTTCGCCATCCAGAGCTTTCGGCCCTGCGCTAGAATGTTCTCCCTGCAGCCGGAGATTAACTACTTCGATGGCTACCTCATCTTTGAGAACGGGTCCATGCTGCGGATGGACGATGACAAGTATATAAAGAAGAACGAGTACTGTCTGGTGCCGACCTACGTGAATGATACGGATCTTTACTACACCGTGAATCCAGCAAACTGTGACATGCTGGACGAGCGCAATACAGTAAAGATAATCAATGCCTATG CAATGCTCTTCTCCATTCCATTCATGATGCTGACCATTGCCGTGTATCTGCTGATCCCCGAGCTGAGGAACCAGCATGGCAAGAGCCTGGTCTGCTACCTAGTGGGTCTCTCCGTCGGGTACTCCTCGCTGACCTTTGTGCAACTGGAAAAGAATATCGATCCCAGCAGCAATTCATGCAAGGCCTTTGGCTATACTTCGTACTTTTTCTTCATGGCCGCCTACTTCTGGCTGAACATAATCAGCTTCGATTTGTGGCACAACTTCCGAGGCACGCGGGGCATCAACAGGTTCCAGGAGAAAAAGCGCTTCCTCATCTACTCCCTTTACTCGTGGGGTCTGGCCCTGGTCTTCCTAGCCTTCACATTTAGTGCCCAGGAATTCACTTCCTGGCCGAGTTACCTTAAACCGGGTATCGGGGACGGCACCTTCTGTTGGCTGGACATGACCAACTGGTCGGCCATGATTTATTTCTATGGCCCCATATTGGTCATTGTCGTGGCCAATACGATCATGTTCGTGATGACAGCCATCAAGATCCACAGCGTGCAGCGGGAGATGGCTAGGATAATTGCCGGCGAAAACAGCACCAAGAACTTACGGACCGAGAAGGACAA ATTTGGGTTGTTCCTGCGGCTCTTCCTCATCATGGGCGTCACCTGGCTGTCGGAGCTGATCTCGTTCTTTGTGGGGGCTGACAAGAACTGGTCGAAAATCTTCTACATCTCGGATCTGGCCAACGCCATGCAGGGCTTCCTCATCTTCATGCTGTTCGTGATGAAGAAGAAGGTCAAGCACTTGATTACCAACAG ATGCTCGAGTGCTCGCGATGGCAGCAACCAGCGACAGAGCCAGTACTCCACAAAGACCACGTCGAGCAGCGTGGCCAACTTGTCGCTGCACGAGAAGCCTTCGTTGGCGGCGGAAAAGCCGCTGATGGCCACAGATCCTCAGAGAAGCACCACCATCTTTCGCTGA
- the mthl10 gene encoding G-protein coupled receptor Mth2 isoform X3 produces MDNPQIISIKPIQIIINESKPSSSSNLRRRIAEHLTFIMPKKIQQRGGSLYCGVTLLGILCLIVFRLIPGLSFGVFAMAEQDHYHTIDDPNVPCNFYDTVNLTGHTAYQNGSYDYYGTLIPKHLVGTYDYIHRSLTERVEVPLHVRGCACKLKACLNICCPWRQVFNSEKGECMVDPQDQRIWPDPVMLNVTFANGSMESVDIFKQFAIQSFRPCARMFSLQPEINYFDGYLIFENGSMLRMDDDKYIKKNEYCLVPTYVNDTDLYYTVNPANCDMLDERNTVKIINAYAMLFSIPFMMLTIAVYLLIPELRNQHGKSLVCYLVGLSVGYSSLTFVQLEKNIDPSSNSCKAFGYTSYFFFMAAYFWLNIISFDLWHNFRGTRGINRFQEKKRFLIYSLYSWGLALVFLAFTFSAQEFTSWPSYLKPGIGDGTFCWLDMTNWSAMIYFYGPILVIVVANTIMFVMTAIKIHSVQREMARIIAGENSTKNLRTEKDKFGLFLRLFLIMGVTWLSELISFFVGADKNWSKIFYISDLANAMQGFLIFMLFVMKKKVKHLITNRPLSILLNLKQNTNRNSQPTNSRHSNNNTDNQQHKPESPAAQS; encoded by the exons GACCTTCATAATGCCAAAGAAAATCCAACAACGCGGAGGATCCCTCTACTGCGGAGTCACCCTGCTGGGAATCCTCTGCCTAATAGTATTCCGCCTGATCCCTGGCCTGTCCTTTGGTGTGTTTGCCATGGCGGAGCAGGATCACTACCACACCATAGACGACCCCAATGTGCCATGTAATTTCTACGACACCGTCAATCTCACCGGCCACACGGCCTACCAGAACGGAAGCTACGATTACTACGGCACGCTGATACCCAAGCACTTGGTGGGCACGTATGACTACATCCATCGATCCCTGACGGAGCGGGTGGAGGTGCCCCTCCATGTGCGCGGCTGTGCCTGCAAGCTGAAGGCCTGTCTCAATATATGCTGCCCGTGGCGGCAGGTCTTCAACAGCGAGAAGGGCGAGTGCATGGTCGATCCGCAGGATCAGCGCATCTGGCCGGATCCCGTTATGCTGAACGTAACGTTTGCCAACGGCAGCATGGAATCGGTGGACATCTTCAAGCAGTTCGCCATCCAGAGCTTTCGGCCCTGCGCTAGAATGTTCTCCCTGCAGCCGGAGATTAACTACTTCGATGGCTACCTCATCTTTGAGAACGGGTCCATGCTGCGGATGGACGATGACAAGTATATAAAGAAGAACGAGTACTGTCTGGTGCCGACCTACGTGAATGATACGGATCTTTACTACACCGTGAATCCAGCAAACTGTGACATGCTGGACGAGCGCAATACAGTAAAGATAATCAATGCCTATG CAATGCTCTTCTCCATTCCATTCATGATGCTGACCATTGCCGTGTATCTGCTGATCCCCGAGCTGAGGAACCAGCATGGCAAGAGCCTGGTCTGCTACCTAGTGGGTCTCTCCGTCGGGTACTCCTCGCTGACCTTTGTGCAACTGGAAAAGAATATCGATCCCAGCAGCAATTCATGCAAGGCCTTTGGCTATACTTCGTACTTTTTCTTCATGGCCGCCTACTTCTGGCTGAACATAATCAGCTTCGATTTGTGGCACAACTTCCGAGGCACGCGGGGCATCAACAGGTTCCAGGAGAAAAAGCGCTTCCTCATCTACTCCCTTTACTCGTGGGGTCTGGCCCTGGTCTTCCTAGCCTTCACATTTAGTGCCCAGGAATTCACTTCCTGGCCGAGTTACCTTAAACCGGGTATCGGGGACGGCACCTTCTGTTGGCTGGACATGACCAACTGGTCGGCCATGATTTATTTCTATGGCCCCATATTGGTCATTGTCGTGGCCAATACGATCATGTTCGTGATGACAGCCATCAAGATCCACAGCGTGCAGCGGGAGATGGCTAGGATAATTGCCGGCGAAAACAGCACCAAGAACTTACGGACCGAGAAGGACAA ATTTGGGTTGTTCCTGCGGCTCTTCCTCATCATGGGCGTCACCTGGCTGTCGGAGCTGATCTCGTTCTTTGTGGGGGCTGACAAGAACTGGTCGAAAATCTTCTACATCTCGGATCTGGCCAACGCCATGCAGGGCTTCCTCATCTTCATGCTGTTCGTGATGAAGAAGAAGGTCAAGCACTTGATTACCAACAG ACCGCTTTCGATATTGCTTAACCTCAAGCAGAACACCAACAGAAACAGCCAGCCGACTAACTCTAGACactccaacaacaacactgACAACCAACAACACAAACCCGAATCTCCAGCCGCCCAAAGCTAG